In a single window of the Pseudomonas sp. B21-015 genome:
- a CDS encoding cupin domain-containing protein codes for MDVGERLQSIRKLKGLSQRELAKRAGVTNSTISMIEKNSVSPSISSLRKVLGGIPMSMVEFFSEEILEEKPTQIVYKAHELIDISDGAVTMKLVGRAHPSRAIAFLNEIYPPGADTGDEMLTHEGEETGILVEGRLELVVGLETFVLEAGDSYYFESTKPHRFRNPFDAPARLISAATPANF; via the coding sequence TTGGACGTCGGTGAACGACTGCAATCGATCCGTAAGCTCAAAGGTCTTTCCCAGCGTGAACTCGCCAAACGCGCGGGCGTCACCAACAGCACCATTTCGATGATCGAGAAAAACAGCGTCAGCCCCTCGATCAGTTCGCTGAGGAAGGTGCTGGGCGGAATTCCCATGTCCATGGTCGAGTTCTTTTCCGAAGAAATCCTGGAGGAAAAACCGACTCAGATCGTCTACAAAGCCCACGAACTGATCGATATTTCCGATGGCGCAGTGACCATGAAACTGGTCGGTCGGGCCCACCCGAGCCGGGCTATCGCGTTCCTCAACGAAATCTACCCGCCAGGCGCCGACACCGGTGACGAGATGCTCACCCATGAGGGCGAGGAAACCGGGATTCTGGTGGAAGGTCGGCTGGAACTGGTGGTCGGCCTCGAAACATTTGTGCTCGAAGCCGGCGATAGCTACTACTTTGAAAGTACCAAGCCGCACCGCTTCCGTAACCCGTTCGATGCCCCGGCGCGACTAATCAGCGCAGCCACGCCAGCGAATTTCTAA
- a CDS encoding cytochrome c5 family protein: MKMLAVPATVLALWAVSAQAATNDDIAKRLEPVGQVCVQGKECKGMEVAASVGGGAAKTPDEIIAKHCNACHGTGLLGAPKIGDAADWKKRADKEGGTAAGLAKVALSGLNAMPPKGTCSDCELKDLEGAIQKMSGLK; the protein is encoded by the coding sequence ATGAAAATGCTGGCCGTACCAGCAACCGTATTGGCCCTATGGGCAGTCAGCGCACAAGCAGCGACCAACGACGATATTGCTAAACGTCTTGAGCCCGTTGGCCAGGTTTGTGTGCAGGGTAAAGAGTGCAAGGGGATGGAAGTCGCTGCTTCGGTTGGTGGCGGTGCAGCGAAAACTCCCGACGAAATCATTGCCAAACACTGCAATGCTTGTCATGGCACCGGCCTGTTGGGCGCACCCAAAATCGGTGATGCCGCAGACTGGAAAAAACGCGCCGATAAAGAAGGCGGCACCGCTGCTGGCTTGGCGAAGGTAGCATTGAGCGGGCTCAATGCGATGCCGCCAAAAGGCACATGCAGTGACTGCGAACTGAAAGACCTTGAAGGCGCCATCCAGAAGATGTCTGGCCTGAAATAA